One genomic window of Ottowia oryzae includes the following:
- a CDS encoding SDR family oxidoreductase, with amino-acid sequence MTDTPFTSPVPPAARVALIIGAGDATGGAIAKRFAREGYMACVTRRSADKLQPLVDEITTAGGQARGFASDARKEEDVVALIEQIEREVGPIEVLVFNIGANVPCSILEETARKYFKIWEMACFSGFLNAREVAKRQVQRGRGTILFTGATAGTRGAAGFAAFAGAKHALRALAQSMARELGPRGIHVGHVVVDGAIDTEFIRTQFPERYALKDQDGILNPDHIAENYWYLHQQPRDAWTFELDLRPYMETW; translated from the coding sequence ATGACCGATACCCCCTTCACCTCGCCAGTGCCGCCCGCTGCACGCGTTGCCTTGATCATCGGCGCGGGCGACGCCACCGGTGGCGCCATTGCCAAACGTTTCGCACGCGAGGGCTACATGGCCTGCGTCACGCGGCGCTCGGCCGACAAGCTGCAGCCGCTGGTCGACGAAATCACCACCGCCGGCGGGCAAGCGCGCGGCTTTGCCAGCGACGCCCGCAAGGAAGAAGACGTGGTGGCGCTGATCGAGCAGATCGAGCGCGAAGTGGGCCCCATCGAGGTGCTGGTGTTCAACATCGGCGCCAACGTGCCTTGCAGCATCCTGGAAGAGACGGCGCGCAAGTACTTCAAGATCTGGGAAATGGCCTGCTTCAGCGGATTCCTGAACGCGCGCGAAGTGGCCAAACGCCAGGTGCAGCGCGGGCGCGGCACGATTTTGTTCACTGGCGCCACGGCCGGTACGCGCGGGGCGGCGGGGTTTGCCGCCTTCGCCGGGGCCAAGCACGCGCTGCGCGCGCTGGCGCAAAGCATGGCGCGCGAGCTGGGGCCGCGCGGCATCCATGTGGGCCACGTGGTGGTGGATGGCGCCATCGACACCGAATTCATCCGCACGCAGTTCCCCGAGCGCTATGCGCTCAAGGACCAGGACGGCATCCTCAACCCCGATCACATCGCCGAGAACTACTGGTATTTGCACCAGCAGCCGCGCGACGCCTGGACTTTCGAGCTGGACTTGCGCCCCTATATGGAGACTTGGTAG
- a CDS encoding tyrosine-type recombinase/integrase produces the protein MLTDAALRNFKPKSKIYKASDRDGMYVTVSPGGTITFRYDYRLHGRRETLTLGRYGPGGISLAMARELLLDARKAVLKGVSPALEKQREKRRVVAIKTFGAAMETWLANARLADSTRAMRKHIIDRDILPVFQNRLLTEIQAEDLRILCNKVKERGAPATAVQIRDIVKQVYVYAIAHGEKVVNPADGVGPSSIATFVPKDRALSPLEIRLMVQQLETVATYPTIKLALRLILLTLVRKSELIQATWDEVNFENATWTIPKQRMKGRNPHVVYLSRQALDIFVTLHACAAGSRFVFPSRYDPDRCMSNATLNRITQLIVEGAKVKGLPLQSFTVHDLRRTGSTLLNEIGFNRDWIEKCLAHEEGRSSRSVYNKAEYAEQRRHMLQEWAHLVDAWGGGQTYMPKLIPENVVVPALSAIA, from the coding sequence ATGCTGACCGACGCTGCACTACGCAATTTCAAACCTAAGTCCAAGATTTATAAGGCTTCTGACCGAGACGGGATGTACGTGACGGTATCGCCTGGCGGAACGATCACGTTCCGCTACGACTACCGGCTCCACGGCCGCCGCGAGACGCTGACCCTCGGACGCTATGGCCCTGGTGGCATCTCGCTGGCAATGGCGCGCGAACTGCTGCTGGACGCGCGCAAAGCCGTTCTCAAGGGTGTCTCGCCCGCGCTGGAGAAGCAGCGTGAGAAACGCCGGGTGGTCGCCATCAAGACCTTCGGCGCGGCGATGGAGACGTGGCTGGCCAACGCAAGGCTGGCCGACAGCACCCGCGCCATGCGCAAGCACATCATCGACAGGGACATCCTGCCGGTCTTCCAGAATCGCCTACTGACCGAAATCCAGGCCGAAGACCTCCGGATCTTGTGCAACAAGGTCAAGGAGCGCGGAGCGCCAGCCACTGCGGTTCAGATCCGGGACATCGTGAAGCAGGTCTACGTCTACGCCATCGCCCACGGCGAAAAGGTGGTCAACCCGGCCGACGGCGTGGGACCGTCCTCGATCGCCACCTTCGTGCCGAAGGATCGCGCCCTGTCGCCGCTGGAAATCCGGCTGATGGTACAGCAGTTGGAAACGGTGGCGACCTATCCGACCATCAAGCTGGCGTTGCGCCTGATCCTACTGACGCTGGTGCGCAAGAGCGAACTGATCCAGGCCACTTGGGATGAGGTCAATTTCGAGAACGCGACGTGGACGATTCCGAAGCAGCGGATGAAGGGACGCAATCCGCATGTGGTGTATCTGTCGCGTCAGGCGCTCGACATCTTCGTCACGCTGCACGCCTGCGCGGCAGGTTCAAGGTTCGTCTTTCCTTCTCGCTACGATCCGGATCGGTGCATGTCCAATGCGACCTTGAATCGGATCACGCAGCTCATCGTGGAGGGCGCCAAGGTCAAAGGACTACCGCTGCAGTCGTTCACCGTCCACGACCTGCGCCGCACCGGCTCAACTCTGCTGAACGAGATCGGCTTCAATCGCGACTGGATCGAGAAATGCTTGGCGCACGAGGAGGGGCGTTCCTCGCGCTCGGTCTACAACAAGGCCGAATACGCCGAGCAGCGGCGCCACATGCTGCAAGAGTGGGCGCATTTGGTCGATGCCTGGGGCGGTGGACAGACCTACATGCCGAAGCTGATACCGGAGAACGTGGTCGTGCCGGCGTTGAGCGCGATTGCGTAG
- a CDS encoding Na+/H+ antiporter, with amino-acid sequence MHTVETVLLVLMLGALTGIAARYVRAIPLPLIQIAMGALLSWPQKGLHIAFNPDLFLLLFIPPLLFADGWRIPKREFFALYKPILKLALGLVLFTVIGLGYLIHWMIPEIPLTVAFALAAVVSPTDAVAVSAITRNLGMPAQTMHVLEGESLLNDASGLVALKFAVAATLTGVFSWTDVAKDFMWMALGGLGAGALIGWGFAVARDKVTRSLGDVAATQMVLLLVLLPFAAYILGERIGVSGILAAVAAGITTNFADLSRSDFVSERLQTEGTWAMVESAFNGAIFLMLGLQLPSIIGETLQEAGRHWWVLAGYALAISLALLALRWIWLTLGVQGSLWRAHREGKMAEKPSYLLTLATTLAGIRGAVTLAGALSVPLLLNNHHPFPSRDLLVFLATGTILLTLVIGSVGLPLVLRRLPPPGEPASAREERHARLAACQAAIAGMALDKEQAAAADPQWLAQYQESAGRLTQEYRRRIDLLEDPSTPATPEAHAEAPEVVRQRQQRYVVELQLRLKALHIERNTLYAERHAHRINDESLRNVVAELDLADIALRKRLAVAQRTVAAHDRPAAAANTPADDAE; translated from the coding sequence ATGCACACTGTTGAAACTGTTCTCTTGGTCCTGATGCTGGGGGCGCTGACGGGCATCGCCGCCCGCTACGTGCGCGCCATTCCGCTGCCGCTGATCCAGATCGCGATGGGCGCGCTGCTGTCCTGGCCGCAAAAGGGCCTGCACATCGCCTTCAACCCGGATCTTTTCCTGCTGCTTTTCATTCCGCCGCTGCTGTTTGCCGACGGCTGGCGCATCCCCAAGCGGGAGTTCTTCGCGCTGTACAAGCCCATCCTGAAGCTGGCGCTGGGCCTGGTGCTTTTCACGGTGATCGGGCTGGGCTACCTCATCCATTGGATGATTCCCGAGATTCCGTTGACCGTGGCCTTCGCGCTGGCTGCCGTGGTGTCGCCCACCGATGCGGTGGCCGTGTCGGCGATCACGCGCAACCTGGGCATGCCGGCGCAAACCATGCACGTGCTGGAGGGCGAATCGCTGCTCAACGACGCATCGGGCCTGGTGGCGCTAAAGTTCGCCGTGGCGGCCACGCTCACGGGCGTGTTCTCCTGGACCGATGTGGCCAAGGATTTCATGTGGATGGCGCTGGGCGGCCTGGGCGCGGGGGCACTCATCGGCTGGGGTTTTGCCGTGGCGCGTGACAAGGTGACACGTAGCCTGGGCGATGTGGCGGCCACGCAGATGGTGCTGCTGCTGGTGCTGCTGCCGTTTGCCGCCTACATCCTGGGCGAGCGGATCGGCGTGTCGGGCATTCTGGCAGCCGTCGCCGCAGGCATCACCACCAACTTTGCCGATCTCAGCCGAAGCGACTTCGTGTCTGAGCGCTTGCAGACCGAAGGCACCTGGGCCATGGTGGAATCGGCCTTCAACGGCGCGATTTTCCTGATGCTGGGGCTGCAGTTGCCGTCCATCATCGGCGAGACGCTGCAGGAGGCGGGCCGCCACTGGTGGGTGTTGGCGGGGTACGCACTGGCCATTTCGCTGGCCTTGCTGGCGTTGCGCTGGATCTGGCTGACGCTGGGTGTCCAGGGCAGCCTGTGGCGCGCCCACCGCGAGGGCAAGATGGCGGAAAAGCCCTCGTACCTGTTGACGCTGGCCACCACGCTGGCGGGCATCCGCGGCGCTGTCACGCTGGCGGGAGCGCTTTCGGTGCCGCTGCTGCTGAACAACCACCACCCCTTCCCCAGCCGCGACCTGCTGGTTTTCCTGGCCACCGGCACGATCTTGCTGACCTTGGTCATTGGCAGCGTGGGGCTGCCGCTGGTCTTGCGCCGGCTGCCACCGCCCGGCGAGCCGGCCTCAGCCCGCGAGGAGCGCCACGCCCGCCTGGCCGCCTGCCAGGCCGCCATCGCCGGCATGGCGCTGGACAAAGAGCAGGCGGCGGCGGCCGATCCGCAATGGCTCGCCCAGTACCAGGAATCGGCTGGCCGGCTGACGCAGGAATACCGCCGGCGCATTGATTTGCTAGAAGACCCAAGCACCCCGGCCACGCCAGAAGCGCACGCCGAGGCGCCGGAGGTCGTGCGCCAGCGCCAGCAGCGCTACGTGGTGGAGCTGCAGTTGCGGCTCAAGGCGCTGCATATCGAGCGCAACACGCTCTACGCCGAGCGTCACGCTCACCGGATCAACGACGAGTCGCTGCGCAATGTCGTCGCCGAACTCGATCTGGCGGACATCGCCCTGCGCAAACGGCTGGCCGTGGCGCAGCGGACGGTGGCGGCGCACGACCGCCCGGCGGCTGCGGCAAATACTCCTGCGGACGACGCCGAATGA
- a CDS encoding helix-turn-helix domain-containing protein, with amino-acid sequence MPPSSHPLVTPGQLGAMLQAARKTQGLTQSALAARIGLSQSRVSHLELNAHELSVEQLLAWCAALGLELAVGIRDSAAVSMTPTTDW; translated from the coding sequence ATGCCGCCGTCATCACATCCACTGGTTACTCCTGGTCAATTGGGGGCGATGCTGCAAGCAGCACGCAAGACGCAGGGGCTGACTCAGTCGGCGCTGGCTGCTCGCATCGGCTTGAGCCAGTCGCGGGTCTCCCATTTGGAACTCAATGCCCACGAACTGAGCGTGGAGCAACTTCTGGCATGGTGCGCCGCACTGGGCCTGGAGTTGGCCGTCGGGATCCGGGACAGCGCTGCGGTGTCCATGACGCCGACCACGGATTGGTGA
- a CDS encoding type II toxin-antitoxin system RelE/ParE family toxin: protein MEQKRKLLYWEGSSKKDFKKFPIDVQKDMGVALFVVQLGRTPDSAKPWKGLGSGVYELVEDHRGDTFRAVYTVKVGDAVHVLHAFQKKSKSGIATPQPGVELIEKWLKAVLARHGASGRK, encoded by the coding sequence ATGGAGCAGAAACGAAAGCTGCTGTACTGGGAGGGCTCCTCGAAAAAGGACTTCAAGAAGTTCCCCATCGACGTACAGAAGGATATGGGCGTAGCGCTGTTCGTCGTCCAGTTGGGCCGTACGCCGGATTCGGCCAAGCCCTGGAAGGGGCTGGGCTCTGGCGTGTACGAACTGGTGGAAGACCACCGGGGCGATACCTTCCGGGCGGTTTATACCGTGAAGGTGGGCGACGCGGTGCATGTGCTGCATGCGTTTCAGAAGAAATCCAAGTCCGGCATCGCCACTCCGCAGCCGGGCGTGGAGTTAATCGAGAAGTGGCTGAAAGCAGTGCTGGCCCGTCACGGGGCGAGCGGGAGAAAGTGA
- a CDS encoding GNAT family N-acetyltransferase, with product MNTIETERLVLRRFAPQDAAGLFAYLQAPIASCFLSLTLADLNDAARMVAERGADDKSIAVCLRSTGQLIGDLFAEPEGDTFSVGWNFNPQFAGRGYAHEAASALFADLFTRRAARRLYAYVEDTNTSSQKLCERLGMRQEGAFKEFVSFKNDEAGAPIYENTLQYALLHHEWQRQQAS from the coding sequence ATGAACACCATCGAAACCGAACGCCTTGTGCTCAGGCGCTTTGCGCCGCAAGACGCTGCGGGTCTTTTCGCCTACCTGCAAGCGCCCATCGCCAGCTGCTTCCTGTCGCTGACGCTGGCCGATCTGAACGATGCGGCCCGTATGGTGGCCGAGCGCGGCGCGGACGACAAAAGCATCGCCGTGTGCCTGCGCTCGACCGGCCAGCTCATCGGCGACCTGTTTGCCGAGCCCGAGGGTGACACCTTCTCGGTCGGCTGGAACTTCAACCCGCAGTTCGCGGGCCGCGGCTACGCGCACGAGGCCGCGTCGGCGCTTTTTGCCGATCTTTTCACCCGCCGCGCGGCACGCCGCCTGTATGCGTACGTAGAGGACACGAACACCTCGTCGCAAAAGCTGTGCGAGCGGCTGGGCATGCGCCAGGAAGGCGCCTTCAAGGAATTCGTGTCGTTCAAGAACGACGAGGCGGGCGCACCCATCTACGAAAACACCTTGCAGTACGCCTTGCTGCACCACGAATGGCAGCGCCAGCAGGCGAGCTGA
- a CDS encoding helix-turn-helix transcriptional regulator, translated as MEPEVEQLSQAPNTAGIDASQPLPLPGTEGYEALPQFPKRSALPFRRTIRRQELRQIVPLAETTIYEMERRGEFPRRFNLTPRCVVWDLAEVEAWVEARKQAPRASISKPDVHQRKTRPVREGSSEGRSRPLIRMIDAR; from the coding sequence ATGGAGCCCGAGGTGGAACAGCTATCGCAAGCCCCCAACACCGCCGGCATCGATGCCAGCCAGCCCCTCCCCTTGCCGGGTACGGAAGGCTATGAGGCACTGCCGCAATTTCCGAAGCGCAGCGCCCTTCCCTTCCGACGCACCATCCGCCGCCAGGAACTGCGGCAGATCGTCCCACTGGCCGAAACGACGATCTACGAAATGGAGCGCCGCGGCGAGTTCCCCCGCCGCTTCAACCTGACGCCACGCTGCGTCGTATGGGACTTGGCCGAAGTGGAAGCGTGGGTCGAAGCACGCAAACAAGCCCCTCGCGCCAGCATCTCGAAGCCGGATGTCCACCAACGAAAAACCCGCCCTGTGCGGGAGGGTTCGAGTGAGGGGCGGAGCCGTCCCCTTATTCGGATGATAGACGCTCGATGA
- a CDS encoding helix-turn-helix domain-containing protein, which yields MIRNEHPQGTDNVLMDLGFDDAEELTAKAALALKLNTLIDQRGLSQTEAAAITGMTQPKVSQVRRYKLQNISLERLMQALVSLDQQVKIVVQPARRAHGPGILVAV from the coding sequence ATGATTCGCAATGAGCATCCCCAAGGCACCGACAACGTGCTGATGGATCTGGGCTTTGACGATGCCGAGGAACTGACGGCCAAGGCCGCGCTCGCGCTCAAGCTCAATACCCTGATCGACCAGCGCGGCCTGAGCCAGACCGAGGCGGCGGCAATCACGGGCATGACCCAACCCAAGGTGTCGCAGGTGCGCCGCTACAAGCTCCAGAACATTTCGCTGGAGCGGCTGATGCAGGCGCTGGTGTCGCTGGATCAACAGGTCAAGATCGTGGTGCAGCCCGCGCGGCGCGCGCATGGGCCGGGCATCCTGGTGGCCGTTTGA
- a CDS encoding IS3 family transposase (programmed frameshift) — MNKSPKFSPEVRERAVRMVQEHRADYPSLWAAIESIAPKIGCAPQTLNDWVKKADVDSGQRPGTTTADALRIKELEREVKELRRANDILKTASAFFGAGGARPPIEVVKAYIDRHRDDYGVEPICRVLQMAPSCYWRHAARQRNPQLRSQRAQRDEGLKADIQRVWHANWQVYGADKVWLQMNREGIVVARCTVERLMRAMGLQGARRGRAVRTTTPDTSAPCPLDHVNRHFKASRPNELWVSDFTYVSTWQGWLYVAFVVDVYARRIVGWRVSRSMQTDFVLDALEQALYDRQPAAHALTHHSDRGSQYVSIRYTERLDQAGIQPSVGSRGDSYDNALAETINGLYKAELIHRRGPWKTRESVELATLQWVHWFNHVRLLTPIGGIPPAEAEANYWRQLAVSDTSAEVST; from the exons ATGAACAAGTCACCGAAGTTCTCCCCGGAAGTGCGCGAGCGCGCCGTGCGCATGGTGCAGGAGCACCGAGCCGACTACCCGTCGCTGTGGGCAGCCATTGAATCGATTGCTCCCAAGATTGGCTGCGCGCCGCAGACCTTGAACGACTGGGTCAAGAAGGCCGATGTCGACAGCGGCCAGCGCCCCGGCACCACCACTGCAGACGCCCTGCGCATCAAGGAGCTGGAGCGTGAGGTCAAGGAATTGCGCCGGGCCAACGACATCCTGAAGACGGCCAGCGCGTTTTTCG GCGCAGGCGGAGCTCGACCGCCGATTGAAGTCGTGAAGGCCTACATCGACCGCCACCGTGATGACTACGGGGTCGAGCCCATCTGCCGGGTGCTGCAGATGGCCCCGTCGTGTTACTGGCGCCACGCAGCCCGACAACGCAACCCGCAACTGCGCAGTCAACGCGCCCAGCGTGACGAGGGCTTGAAGGCCGACATCCAGCGCGTGTGGCACGCCAACTGGCAGGTCTACGGGGCCGACAAGGTCTGGCTGCAGATGAACCGCGAGGGCATCGTGGTGGCGCGCTGCACGGTCGAGCGTCTGATGCGTGCCATGGGCTTGCAAGGGGCACGCCGTGGCAGGGCGGTGCGCACCACCACGCCGGATACCTCGGCCCCGTGCCCGCTGGACCACGTCAACCGGCACTTCAAGGCCAGCCGTCCCAACGAGCTATGGGTGTCGGACTTCACCTATGTCTCCACCTGGCAGGGCTGGCTGTATGTGGCCTTTGTTGTGGACGTGTATGCCCGGCGCATCGTGGGCTGGCGAGTCAGCCGCAGCATGCAAACGGACTTCGTGCTGGATGCGCTGGAGCAGGCGCTGTATGACCGCCAGCCAGCAGCCCATGCCTTGACGCACCATTCCGACAGGGGCAGTCAATACGTCAGCATCCGCTACACCGAACGGTTGGACCAGGCGGGCATACAGCCCTCAGTGGGCAGCAGGGGAGACAGCTATGACAACGCGCTGGCCGAGACCATCAACGGTCTGTACAAGGCCGAGTTGATTCACCGCCGGGGACCTTGGAAGACCAGGGAATCCGTGGAACTGGCCACCTTGCAATGGGTGCACTGGTTCAACCATGTCCGATTGCTCACGCCGATTGGGGGCATCCCTCCGGCAGAAGCTGAGGCAAACTACTGGAGGCAACTAGCCGTCAGCGACACCTCGGCAGAGGTGTCAACTTAA
- a CDS encoding type II toxin-antitoxin system HipA family toxin yields the protein MGRRSHSRSLSVWTNGVRVGRWTTPARGEMELQYDVDWLASDMGRPLSLSLPFNLQNLPVKGEKVANYFDNLLPDSDAIRRRVAGRFRTGSTEPFDLLKAIGRDCVGAVQILDEDEVPTDFDRIEGVPLSEEDIERHLIETVSPQAFAAGRDPDADFRISLAGAQEKTAFLWWGGQWLAPRGATPTSHIFKLPLGLMGGRQADFSTSVDNEWLCLRLLKAYGLPVADARIATFGRQRVLVVERFDRRVAPNGQWLMRLPQEDFCQIEGCSPWRKYESEGGPGLKALFGTLRQSVNAEADMKTLMATQVLFWMLRAPDGHAKNFSIQLLPRGRFQLTPLYDVMSVYPVLGNGPNQWSPYEIKLAMALLGKNRHYEIQGIQRRHFNSTAQKVGYAPTAEPIIEEILARTPAAIAEVQAELPQDFSPRVADAVMGGLEQAARALGGMVP from the coding sequence ATGGGACGTCGATCGCACAGCCGCAGCCTGTCCGTCTGGACCAACGGTGTCCGCGTGGGGCGGTGGACCACTCCTGCCCGCGGCGAGATGGAGTTGCAGTACGACGTGGATTGGCTTGCTTCCGATATGGGTCGGCCGCTGTCTTTGTCGCTGCCGTTCAATCTGCAGAACTTGCCGGTCAAGGGCGAGAAGGTTGCCAACTACTTTGACAACCTGCTTCCAGACAGTGACGCAATCCGACGCCGTGTCGCCGGGCGCTTCCGGACGGGTTCTACTGAGCCGTTTGACTTGCTGAAGGCTATCGGGCGCGATTGCGTGGGCGCCGTCCAGATACTGGATGAGGACGAGGTGCCCACCGACTTCGATCGCATCGAGGGCGTACCCCTGTCCGAGGAGGATATCGAGCGGCACCTGATCGAAACCGTTTCGCCGCAGGCCTTCGCTGCGGGCCGAGACCCGGATGCAGACTTTCGCATCTCGCTGGCCGGCGCTCAAGAGAAGACGGCCTTCCTGTGGTGGGGCGGGCAATGGCTTGCTCCGCGTGGCGCCACGCCGACGAGCCACATCTTCAAGCTCCCGCTTGGCCTGATGGGGGGGCGGCAGGCGGACTTCAGCACGTCCGTCGACAATGAATGGCTGTGCCTGCGGCTGCTGAAAGCCTACGGATTGCCCGTGGCTGACGCCCGCATCGCGACCTTCGGCCGGCAGCGCGTGCTGGTGGTAGAGCGTTTCGACCGACGCGTCGCGCCCAATGGGCAGTGGCTCATGCGTCTGCCGCAGGAGGATTTTTGCCAGATCGAGGGCTGCTCACCATGGCGCAAATACGAGAGCGAAGGCGGTCCAGGGCTCAAGGCGTTGTTCGGCACGCTGCGGCAATCGGTGAACGCCGAGGCCGACATGAAGACGTTGATGGCGACCCAGGTGCTGTTTTGGATGCTGCGAGCGCCTGATGGCCATGCCAAGAACTTTAGCATCCAGCTTTTGCCACGCGGGCGTTTCCAATTGACCCCGCTATATGACGTGATGTCGGTCTATCCCGTGTTGGGTAACGGTCCCAACCAGTGGTCGCCGTATGAAATCAAGTTGGCGATGGCCTTGCTGGGCAAGAACCGGCACTACGAGATACAAGGTATCCAGCGCAGGCACTTCAACAGCACGGCGCAGAAGGTCGGCTATGCCCCGACCGCCGAGCCGATCATCGAAGAAATCCTTGCTCGGACTCCAGCGGCCATTGCCGAAGTGCAAGCCGAGTTACCGCAAGATTTCTCACCGCGTGTCGCTGATGCCGTCATGGGTGGGCTCGAGCAGGCAGCAAGGGCACTTGGTGGGATGGTGCCGTAA
- the poxB gene encoding ubiquinone-dependent pyruvate dehydrogenase, with product MAKTTIADLIAGTLNEVGVQRIWGVTGDSLNGFGDSLRRLGSIAWMPVRHEEVAAFAAGAEAAATGQLAVCAGSCGPGNLHLINGLFDCHRNHVPVLAIAAHIPSSEIGLGYFQETHPQELFRECSHYVELVSNAEQLPRVLETAIRTAIGKRGVAVIVLPGDVALQPAPAHAEIRWAPTSPPSVVPAAADIDRVVELLDASKAVTLLCGSGCAGAHDEVVALADALGAPVVHALRGKEHVEWDNPYDVGMTGLIGFSSGYHAMRNADALVMLGTDFPYRNFYPTEAKVVQIDIRPEAIGKRTPVDVGLVGDVKSTIGALLPRLQRRTDRSFIERAQAHYANARTELDELAHPRAGDRLIHAQHLTRLVSELADADAVFTADVGTPTVWAARYLRMNGKRRLIGSFNHGSMANAMPQALGAQAACPGRQVISLSGDGGFTMLMGDILSLKQLKLPVKIILFNNGSLGFVAMEMKAAGYLDTGTDLDNPNFAAMAEAIGIKGVRVEDPADLEEGIRAVLTHDGPALLDVVTAKQELVLPPKIQLEQAKGFSLFLLKAIISGRGDEVVELAKTNLLR from the coding sequence ATGGCCAAGACCACCATCGCCGACCTGATCGCCGGCACGTTGAACGAAGTCGGCGTACAGCGCATCTGGGGGGTGACCGGCGACAGCCTGAATGGCTTTGGCGACAGCCTGCGCCGCCTGGGCAGCATTGCCTGGATGCCGGTGCGGCACGAGGAGGTGGCCGCGTTTGCCGCGGGCGCCGAGGCGGCCGCCACGGGGCAGCTGGCCGTCTGCGCGGGCAGTTGCGGCCCTGGTAATCTGCATCTGATCAACGGGCTTTTTGATTGCCACCGCAACCATGTGCCGGTGCTGGCGATTGCGGCACATATTCCATCGTCCGAGATCGGGCTGGGCTACTTCCAAGAGACGCACCCGCAAGAGCTGTTTCGCGAATGCAGCCATTACGTGGAGCTGGTGAGCAACGCCGAACAGCTGCCGCGCGTGCTGGAAACGGCTATCCGCACCGCCATCGGCAAACGCGGCGTTGCGGTGATCGTGTTGCCCGGCGACGTCGCGCTGCAGCCAGCGCCCGCCCATGCCGAAATCCGCTGGGCGCCCACATCGCCGCCCAGCGTGGTGCCTGCGGCGGCGGATATCGACCGCGTCGTCGAGCTGCTGGATGCCTCCAAGGCGGTGACGCTGCTGTGCGGCAGTGGCTGCGCGGGCGCCCATGATGAGGTGGTGGCTTTGGCCGATGCCCTGGGCGCGCCGGTGGTGCATGCGCTGCGCGGCAAGGAGCATGTCGAGTGGGACAACCCCTATGACGTCGGCATGACGGGGCTGATCGGCTTCTCGTCGGGTTACCACGCAATGCGCAACGCCGACGCGCTGGTGATGCTGGGCACCGACTTTCCGTACCGCAATTTCTATCCCACCGAAGCCAAGGTGGTGCAAATCGACATCCGCCCCGAAGCGATAGGCAAGCGCACGCCGGTCGATGTGGGCCTGGTGGGCGATGTGAAGTCGACCATTGGCGCATTGCTGCCACGGCTTCAGCGGCGCACCGATCGCAGCTTCATCGAGCGCGCCCAGGCCCATTACGCGAACGCCCGCACCGAACTGGATGAGCTGGCCCACCCCCGCGCGGGCGACCGGCTCATCCATGCGCAGCACCTCACCCGGCTGGTGAGCGAGCTGGCCGACGCCGATGCCGTCTTCACGGCCGACGTGGGCACGCCCACCGTGTGGGCAGCGCGCTACCTTCGCATGAATGGCAAGCGGCGCCTGATCGGCTCTTTCAACCACGGCTCGATGGCCAATGCCATGCCGCAGGCCCTTGGCGCGCAGGCGGCTTGCCCAGGGCGCCAGGTCATTTCGCTGTCGGGCGACGGTGGTTTCACGATGCTGATGGGGGACATCCTGTCGCTCAAGCAGCTGAAACTGCCCGTCAAGATCATCCTGTTCAACAACGGCTCGCTCGGCTTCGTGGCGATGGAGATGAAGGCGGCCGGCTACCTGGACACCGGCACAGACCTCGACAACCCGAACTTCGCCGCCATGGCCGAGGCGATCGGCATCAAGGGCGTGCGTGTCGAAGATCCGGCCGATCTGGAAGAGGGCATTCGCGCCGTGCTGACGCATGACGGCCCCGCGCTGCTGGATGTGGTGACGGCCAAGCAAGAGCTGGTTCTGCCGCCCAAGATTCAGCTGGAGCAGGCCAAGGGCTTCAGCCTTTTCCTGCTGAAGGCCATCATCAGCGGGCGTGGCGACGAAGTGGTCGAGCTCGCCAAAACTAACCTGCTGCGCTGA
- a CDS encoding helix-turn-helix transcriptional regulator: MEYTFTLKYQLADDDCDPDVLVERLGEAGCDDALVGLGQPGRLALEFTREAADADEAVRSALADVNRATPSAKLIEVAPDLVGLTDVADIVGVSRQNMRKLMLAHPGSFPAPVHEGSASLWHLADVLAWLQAKGSYALAKDVFDVARVALQVNVAKEGRRLPRSASKALKALVG, encoded by the coding sequence ATGGAATACACCTTCACCCTGAAATATCAGCTCGCCGATGATGACTGCGACCCTGATGTACTGGTCGAGCGGCTGGGCGAAGCTGGCTGTGATGATGCTTTGGTCGGCCTTGGTCAGCCTGGGCGACTGGCGCTGGAGTTCACCCGCGAGGCGGCTGATGCGGACGAGGCCGTGCGTAGTGCGCTGGCCGATGTGAATCGCGCCACACCTTCGGCCAAGCTGATCGAGGTGGCGCCGGATCTGGTCGGGCTCACCGATGTGGCCGACATCGTGGGCGTGTCGCGACAGAATATGCGCAAGCTGATGCTGGCCCATCCGGGCAGCTTTCCTGCACCGGTGCATGAGGGCAGTGCGTCGCTCTGGCACTTGGCAGACGTGCTGGCCTGGTTGCAGGCCAAGGGCAGCTATGCATTGGCCAAGGACGTATTTGACGTGGCGCGGGTAGCCTTGCAGGTCAACGTAGCGAAGGAGGGGCGGCGCTTGCCGCGCTCGGCGTCCAAGGCACTGAAAGCCTTAGTTGGATAA